From Asterias rubens chromosome 6, eAstRub1.3, whole genome shotgun sequence, one genomic window encodes:
- the LOC117291664 gene encoding uncharacterized protein LOC117291664 produces the protein MPSLHEEMNIQDLEEVILEVPGQVTSIFQDLVLAQQVRLQEGTIKQLRTIHDRVKAALAHFGVNTNVHASQSEINEEEMRRRRPPGFQTKARREEMLHKQNIIDTVHEFVQISIRRETVTH, from the exons ATGCCTTCCCTACACGAAGAGATGAATATACAGGACTTGGAGGAAGTTATTCTGGAAGTGCCAGGTCAAGTCACCAGCATCTTTCAAGATCTGGTTCTCGCGCAACAAGTGAGATTGCAAGAGGGAACAATCAAGCAACTACGTACCATTCATGACAGGGTCAAAGCT GCTCTTGCTCATTTTGGAGTGAACACAAATGTTCATGCATCCCAGTCTGAG ATTAATGAAGAAGAAATGAGAAGGCGTCGGCCTCCAGGATTCCAAACAAAAGCCAGGAGAGAAGAG ATGCTACACAAGCAGAACATCATAGACACTGTTCATGAATTCGTCCAAATCTCCATCAGACGTGAAACTGTAA CTCATTGA
- the LOC117291232 gene encoding cysteine/serine-rich nuclear protein 1-like — protein MASTSSSVATTNKRKRSPSPCPSEESSPSSPEAGGSGGSCSNSHDLNAEVVVKGNTRGILGPTRKKRKRVSFDGVTVYYFRRSQGFTSVPSQGGSTLGMLPRHELKKKFSLCDYSTEQERIHRIILKRQLIEKRQQQLLERGAQELTSEDVSEEEIEDELNSINISDYYFLQPIPTKQRRALLRVAGVKKVDNLEKIDLKKIRISRESCGCDCRAYCNPATCACAAAGIKCQVDRLSFPCGCTKEGCSNPVGRVEFNPVRVRTHFIHTIMKLDGERSMNGEGPSGSDSLEEDEAHLLNRTSVDYTTSASCTKPCCDNSSSLGDNMVVGYNNSLSQVNNGQMGCTSSEVSHVYPVHNPEYEVSGGPNVEANIPIEVKQHLNVQDLIPRMLQYNDGDDTLVHHHHNHHVGMECSSDGVPTLHTYSASDDSILTSTSESSSNDSYQYNQCDEFTLKESATFAEMNKTVSSSVDSSFAEGPCAKLTTLDESSELPLGLSMGSSNTFTDLNSHIPTFAGSFGSSVTPHSSSCVTSSPSSYGNEIGIVPQGSHSDLCGYGKDAISSSTPDSVPCTTTSSYTILSALNAIDPLDEMHEHETELATSKISSVSVSVGDSFNHATNHSDFHELQNCSAEAVVSGMVTVNCPNVKLTPHDNGHDELNCFESVKSIDEQNKDESITSPHLM, from the exons ATGGCTTCAACCTCCTCCTCTGTGGCCACCACCAATAAGCGTAAACGCTCCCCTAGTCCTTGTCCTTCCGAAGAGTCGTCCCCATCGTCCCCAGAGGCCGGGGGAAGTGGGGGAAGCTGCAGTAACTCTCATGATCTCAATGCAGAGGTTGTGGTTAAAG GTAACACAAGAGGTATTCTAGGGCCAACCAGGAAGAAGAGGAAACGTGTGTCATTTGATGGCGTGACAGTCTACTATTTTCGGCGTTCTCAGGGTTTCACATCTGTACCTAGCCAAGGAGGTTCCACGTTAG GAATGCTGCCTAGACATGAACTGAAGAAGAAATTCAGCCTGTGTGATTACTCCACTGAGCAGGAGCGCATCCACCGCATCATCCTCAAGAGGCAGTTGATTGAGAAACGTCAGCAACAGCTCCTCGAGAGAGGAGCACAAGAGTTGACCTCGGAGGACGTCTCCGAGGAGGAGATCGAAGACGAATTGAACAGCATCAACATCTCCGATTACTACTTCCTGCAGCCCATCCCCACGAAGCAGCGGCGTGCTCTGCTGCGTGTCGCGGGAGTCAAGAAGGTCGACAACCTGGAGAAGATCGACTTGAAGAAGATACGCATTTCTCGAGAGAGCTGTGGGTGTGACTGCAGGGCATATTGTAACCCAGCAACGTGTGCTTGTGCAGCAGCTGGCATCAAGTGTCAAGTAGACAGGTTATCTTTCCCCTGTGGCTGTACCAAGGAAGGATGCAGTAATCCTGTAGGCAGAGTAGAGTTCAATCCTGTCCGCGTCCGAACACATTTCATCCACACTATTATGAAACTAGACGGTGAGAGGAGTATGAACGGAGAGGGTCCAAGCGGTAGTGACAGTCTCGAGGAGGACGAGGCACATTTATTAAATCGGACTTCTGTGGACTACACCACGTCAGCATCTTGTACCAAGCCTTGCTGTGATAACTCCTCGTCGTTAGGAGATAACATGGTGGTAGGGTACAACAATTCATTAAGTCAGGTCAACAACGGACAAATGGGTTGCACCTCCTCCGAAGTCAGTCACGTGTATCCTGTTCATAATCCGGAGTATGAGGTATCGGGCGGTCCCAACGTGGAGGCCAATATTCCAATTGAGGTCAAGCAACATCTGAACGTGCAAGACCTCATTCCACGTATGTTGCAGTACAACGACGGGGACGATACCTTAGtgcatcatcatcataatcatcATGTTGGTATGGAATGTAGCAGCGACGGTGTCCCTACTCTTCATACTTATTCGGCATCGGATGACAGCATTCTGACATCCACCTCGGAATCTAGCTCCAACGACAGCTACCAATATAATCAATGTGATGAGTTTACACTCAAAGAATCGGCAACGTTTGCAGAAATGAATAAGACCGTGTCTAGCTCTGTAGACTCCAGTTTCGCCGAGGGTCCTTGCGCTAAATTAACGACCTTGGACGAGAGCTCCGAGTTACCTCTGGGGTTGTCCATGGGAAGTAGCAACACATTCACAGATCTGAATTCTCATATTCCCACTTTTGCAGGTAGCTTTGGAAGTAGCGTGACTCCACACTCTTCCAGCTGTGTAACAAGTAGCCCCAGTAGTTATGGAAATGAGATCGGTATTGTTCCACAAGGCAGCCATTCAGACCTTTGTGGTTACGGCAAAGATGCAATATCCTCTAGCACGCCTGATTCAGTGCCATGCACAACCACTAGTAGTTATACAATATTGAGTGCGTTGAATGCAATTGACCCCCTTGACGAGATGCACGAACACGAGACTGAGCTAGCCACCAGTAAGATCAGCTCCGTGTCTGTGTCCGTGGGGGACAGTTTCAATCACGCCACAAATCACTCCGATTTTCACGAGTTGCAGAATTGCAGCGCCGAGGCCGTGGTGTCGGGCATGGTCACTGTGAATTGCCCCAATGTGAAGCTAACGCCACACGATAACGGGCACGATGAGCTCAACTGTTTTGAGTCCGTTAAAAGCATTgatgaacaaaacaaagatgAAAGCATTACGTCCCCACATTTAATGTAA